The region GTTGCGAGTGGGGCGGCTCGGCGTATGGAAGGCGTACTGCGGATACTGAGGTACGTATGGTACAATGGTGTGGGCATGGGCGTGGGTGTGGCCAAAAGGGGACGGGCCTCAAAGGTGGCCTCGTCTCGGGCATGGCATGTACAGTAGTGGAGAGGAGGATGCTGGTAAGGATGTTGTGATGTGGATAGGTCACGTGCAGCAGATGTGGCGGCGGCGGCCGGACGGCAAGTCAACTGGTGCAGCACACTCCAGGTATGCCGACATGTCGTCACGTGCAGATAGCAGCAGATGTAAAGTCACGTGATTATTGCAGCCAATCATCGAATCACGTGTGGATCCGCAATGGCCCCAAACAAAGTCCGCCCGGTCGGTCGCTTGCCGCGGCCAGCGCCAAAAATGTCGAATGCGAGAGCGAAAGATTCGCCAACAACCCACCACTGCTAACCCAAACCCATTAACCCATACTAACCCACCAGCCCACCAGCAGCGCTTGCCATGACCAGGCGGCTTGCTGGCACAAAAACCTCCCGAGACATGTCCAGGACGGAGAGGAGGCAAACACAGTTTTAACACCGACGGTGACATGGATCGGGCCGACCAGGAGCCTCCGGCCATATGCAGGCTCCCACAGGGCTGTTGAGTGGTGGCCAGGCCGTGTCTGGGTGTGTGGGCATGGTGGGCGTCGTGTGTTCGCTCCTGGGTtagtggtggtggtgctggTGGTGCTGCTCGAGGTCGAGTCTGTCGCACTGGGCGCAGATTGCGTGTGCACACGTCCAACAGACTCAGGCCGCCCGCGGATCTCTTGCCGGCTGCCCCGGCCCCTTGGCGCCGTCCCACGCAGCCGCGTCTGGCCTTCCGCCGTGCCAGGTCCTTGCTGGCGACATGGGGGGGGCCATGGCTGGTGCAGAGACGGGATCAGGTCCCCGCTGCATGCCATTCCCAGTGGGCCCTCTGTTGTTCACATTGCAGCAGCGCGTTCCCCCGCAGCCAACGCAAACCAGTGACATGGCTGCTTGCAAGCCCCTCAACTAGGGCCGCCAGCCGGTTCATCCTTCGCCTGTGCCGTGAGCGGAGCTGCATCAATGGAATGCTAGACCCTTTCCACCTTTCCCGTGAGACCGTAGTACTCCTTGTGCAACCCAGCTCTCCCTCCTCTGCTTCATATCACCGTCGCCGTCGCTGACCGCCAGACCATACCATATAACCACCGAATGCCATGATGGGGAGCGACTGGCATTCACGCAGGCACCCGCAGCCAGACCCCTCCCACTTTGCCGCCCGAACTCTTCCCAGTTTTGCAGAGCTGACGTCCTCATCCACCGACTCAGTCTTGCACCGCCCTCGCGATTCTGTGCCGCCGCCTGCGCACCCAGGACGACCTGTCGAGCGTCTTACTCCTCCCTCTGCTCTGCCTCAGCCCGACTTTGCAAACCCTCCACCCAATCCTGAGCGAGCCTCTTTTACTGCCATCAACCATCACGCGAGCCCTCACGTTAGGTAAGTCGTCGTTGTCTGTGTGAGACCTGACCGCACCCGTGCTGACTTGTTGCCCAGCCCCACCAACACCAGAGTCCCTCCACCTGCACAGGACCACCAGAGGTTTGCGCTTTCATTGCCCCAGACCACTGTTGCGCCTTTCACTCCGCCCTTGTCGTCGGCCCCTACTCAGAGTCTGCACGACACCAATTCGTCGCAAACCTCAATCGCGACGACCCGCCAAGACTCTGCCTTCTCGCATCTGCGTTACGACGCCCCCAAAGACTCAGAGTCCACCCTTCCATCCTCTGTCTTTGCCTTTTCTTACTTTCACCCTGCTGTGGGCAGCCGTCGTCAGTCCGACACGTCTCGTCCCATTTCCCATCCAGCTGGCCCATCTTCACCCCATTCTCCCCCACCCGACTCCCGCTCAAACCAGCAAGCCCTAGAGACGGCCGCACCCAGTGTAAAGCGTGTTGCAACTTCTCAATCAACTCCTCCAGGAATTCCCGCTCAGCCAGAACCAGCAACTTCACCTGAGCAACTCCGAGGCCCGGACACTGGATTCCGGAACCCCCTGCCATCTCCCACTTCAGACCACGTAAACGGCAGTGGCCGACATCAACGCTACAACGTCAGATTCAACACCGTCTACACATCGGAAAACATGCCACCAAATCAGAAGCCTCGACATGACCCAGTACCCACGGCGCCCATGGCAACAGAGACTAACGAAGAACAAAGCCCGGCCTTGGAGCAGACCATCACACCTTCAGTCGAGCCAGCTGCTTCGCCCGCCAACTCTGCACCGCCATCAATAGACGACCAAAATAATCCCGACCAGCAAAACGAGCCGAAACTGGAGAGGTGCAAAGGCTGCCTAGAGCCCTGGAGGCGACCATTGCCAGGAGAGGAACAGTATCGCCTGAGCTCACCCGCCCAAAACATGGGAGAACAAATAAAACTCACCGAAGACTTGATCAAACGTCTCGAAAATCACACCAAGTTTGCTGACGAAGCATATGCGGCCTGGCAACGACGACATCGGTGGTGTCTAAACAGTCCGCCTTCAACTGACGCCAatccaccaccaccaccactaccaccaGCTGACCCGCGTAGCAAAAGTGCAGACGAGTCTTCTCCCACAGCTGCTCCAGCACTTCCTGTTTCTGGAAAACGCAAGTCGGAGATTCCCCATGACGCATCATCCAAGATCCGAAAGATCGTCAGTTTCGACCCTCCTTCGAACCCCACCCACCCTGTCCGCCCAACCGCTCCGGCGTGAGCGTAGCTGCTAGTATCGCAAATTCCACGACCGTATCTGTCGGGCCAAAGGCTTTCTTCGATTCGCATCCGTATCTGCATTTGGGTTGGTGTTCGTGTTCATGACAGCACAGCAATGGACCCCCGCTATACCCCCATCCGGTCGGTTTCACTCTTGCTCTGCGAACTTTGTTACTGGCATTTATTTTTAGGTCCGGGTATACTGCCAGGTATATTGCTATGGAGGACTTGAAAGAAAGAGACGGATAGGAAAAGACTGGCGTTTTATTTTCGATTGTTTCTCCCTTTCCCTGGCGTTAACATCCCCACTGCCATGTGGCCGTCGTTTCCCACTTCCATGTGGATGTCATTTTCCCACTGCCATGTGGCCATAGTTCTCCCACTGCCGTGTGGTGGAGGGTTCTTCTACTGCCATGTGGCTCCCGATTCTGAGCAGCGTCGGCGGGCTTCTCCTTTTAGCCCGCACGCTCCACGATGCGATGTATCAGACGATGTACGCAATACGCCTCCTTGACGTTTCGCATTGCAACTTTGTTCGCACGCTCCTCTTCCGTAGCGTCGGCAGCATGTACCTATTCCATCAGCTATCACTCGACAGTATTGCTACTATACCCCAATCTGATCTCATCTTCACAATTGTTGGGTTGTTGCACGCGTCTCCACTAACGACCCTGTTACCAAAGCGCGAAGCTCACAAACCTTAACCAGTATTAGGGGCCCAGCATGTGGTGCCAGGGCCAGGGTACTGCTGGCCGGCACCAGCCCCGCACAAGCGCCCAGCGTCAGAGCGGTTCGGTACGAAACTCAAAGGCTGTTATTGAGAAAGCAACTGCTAAAACAAACTTCAGATATCACGGACAACTCTTGGATTACCCTTGCGTGCTCAGCAATCGTTGATCTGGAGCATTTTTCAAACCCCCCAAGATATTCGACATTCACACCAACATGTCACCACAGCCTCAACAAAAGCTCTAGCGTATCGGCATCACTCGACGCCTCACACTTGGCGAAGCGGCGAATCACAGGCGTATGATTTGTCCAGCTTACGCTATGCGATCACCTGCATGACTAGCCACGCCCTTACATTTGCAACCAGCAAAAATGGTATAGAGTGACACGGCTGACGGCTGCCGAGCGGGGCTTCCCGAGTCGGCAACGCTGCAGAGACCTAGCATGAATCAGAGCTCCATCGCGCAAGTTCCCTATTCCGGTGTTGTGATTTTTCAGGCGATTAGGGAGTTTGGCCGGGGTAATTGGGGGTATGAAAAATGGATGTGAGAGAAGTAGCAGATCTGCAGATGCGCAGCACAAGAGTGGCAAAGTATGAGGTTTCATAAGCTGCAGATGTATGGCTAGTAGGTAGTGGTGTCTGTGATTGGATGGCATAGGGCGCATGGATTCTACTGGCGCGGGGCGCGCGGATGGGGATCCAAATGAGGTTCATGCTGCTCTCCGCAGGACACCACAATGCGAGCATCAGTTGACAATGACCTCATTGTCAGCATCAAGGCAGATAGCCGTAGCGGCTTCGGGCTCGCCAAACATGAAACATTTCGGAAACCGTTCTCGCTGGTTTCGCCACGAATCTCACGCGATTGTCTGCCGATCTGCCACGTTCACTCACCGAATTTGCCCATACAAAGTCCGCCCGAAGGCTTAATCTTGACCACTCGAATCGAGCTTTCAAGTTTTTGACCAGTTCCGCCTCACTGGGTTTTTTTCGATGTTGGAACCGCGATTTCAACGTTCTGGTATAAATAGTTAGTGTCGATCACTCGGAGCAGGAAGCGCCTTCAGGCAACACTGGGTGTCGATTGCAGATCTAAGCTTTAGCGCAGGCAAAACCTTCTCGGTTCATACTAACGTCTTGTGTCGTTGGCTGGCGATGCGAGGCTACGGGAACCCTCATCGACTCGTAACGCCTGGACGTACAGTACAGAGAGTGAGATTGTGGGAGCGGAATCGGTCCGTAACGTGATTGCAAACCTGGTGTATTCGGAGCTATGAGGTCATATGCAGAATGCCGAAAATACCGCTCAAGTGCCGCGACCTGGGTAAACTGCGGCGGTACCCACGAAGGTCTCGTCTCTCGAGATTAGTTGCGTGGGGTGAGTACGCAATGACACTTGTGACGTGAGCTAAGTGAGGTTGCTAAACAGATTGCTTCAAAATAACGACGTCTTTTGCTACAGCTCTCTGGGGGGTCTTTGACAGCGCCCTTAGTGCCGCCGGCCAGACGCTCCCAAAGTTACGAATCGAACAGCCACGTAGCCAGCAGCTGGATCTAAGCCGAAAAGACGAATCTTCAGGTCAGCATTCTGCTGCACGTTTTAATCTCCTATGCATGAACTCTTGTGCTCTAGATGCATCACCATGCATCAATTCCTTCCTGTTACAGCGGCTGTCTATAGTATAATTCATCTCAACATCCGCTTCCCCAGCTTGGCGATACATCATCGAGCGGGAGGGCACAGACAGCACCCGTCCCCGTCAGCGAGTCACTGCACTCTGCTCCAGCAAAACACTAGCCGTTATAGTCTAGATCAGAGTGGAGACGTCGGACCGTCGCTGCAACCAACATGTCTTCGAGTCACGAGCTTACCCTCTCTGACTTGCCCACTAACCACTCTAGGAGTCGTGTGGTTCTTTCGCTTCGCGCGCACTTCGGCGGTCCTGACCATCCGCATCGTGTAATCATCATGTAATCATCGGCCCATTTTGCCCTTGGCCAGAAAATGCCGCTGGAATGCCGCTGGGATGCCGGCGGAGTTTCCCCCGTTGCGGGCACGTGCAATGACTCGCTGCCCAAAACAGACAGGGCAACGTGGTTGAGCGACTCCTTGACCTCATTCAGAAAGAACACCCCCTGCCCAGATCACTTTACGAGCCGTGTTGCCTCTGCATGAGGGTGAGGCCCATCACCGCCGTGGCAGTGACAGCTGTCAACTAACAGGGCCTGCTATGCAGCCTATTCGTAAAAGGCAGGAGACGGATTGCGGTTACATTGGGCCGACTGGCTTGACAGGTGGAGCAAGGCACGGCACGATCATTATCATCGATATATTACCTATACGTCAGGTGCAGTATGCTACAGGTTTCCGTCAATCTTGCCGTTAATTGGCGCGATGTACCGCCTACGGCTACTCATTGCAGCATCTACTCGAGGAACCAAGCCAGGGCAGGGATGAGTGAAATGCTGTCGAAACGAGGGGTGCACAGCGAATCGGAAAGGCCGGTAGACAGCGCATTCTTCCTTGGGTTGGTAATAAGAGCATGGAACTTCTGGACCTTCTAGCCTTGATCATCACCACGGCTAATGATCCCAAAAATTGCTCGCCAACGGTGAACCGACTGGCATTCTGACTACTGTCCTCCCTCACCACTGAGCTTCAGCATTCGCACCTGCGCTGCAAGCCTTACTCATTGGCTGGCTCGTACCTTCACCCGTATGGGGTCAGTGACAAGCCTAGACACGCACCAGAAACCACGGGAAGACTTGGGAGATAAGCATCTTAGGCCCGTCACGATACTTACTGCTTGTGACATGTTCCCCGTCCCCGCACCCGGCTCCGAACACCTCATCTTCAGCCGCTATGACATCTTTTCCACAGAGCCACAGGGACATGTACTTAGACGGCAGCCCGCATCCGCGTCCTTGCGACGGAAGACGGCACATCCGACAAGCATGACCCAAACGGCAATCGCTGCAGCCCAACAATTACGGTTCCACAATTGAGATTGAATTCTACAATATCTCGATATAGAACAGGGCATGCGAGTATACCGGTAAGTCACGGGGTCACAAACTCATGCAAGGGACTTTCTGCATGTGGTAGATATTACGACTAGGTTGTGCATACGTGTGTTGTGCCGTTGAGATGCCGTTGAGATCTCGACTGAGTCAAGCCTGTCTTACCATTTGACTGGTTGGATCTCGAGTCCGAGATGTGCCTTGTATCACCTTGCACAAGATGTGAGATGAAGTGGGCACCCTGCATGTTTGCGACTACGCCCTGCGTCCCATACACATAACACATAGACCTACAAGAATCTTGTACAACGTACACGTACCCAATTCCAGACGTTGCGCAACGGCATCCTGTCCGTACTCGCCTCTTCATCCCCGTCTCGTGTCAATAACAGGTCCGGTTCCTGGGTCCGCGCTTGCATGTCTTTGAAACACCAAATCTAGCCAGCGATGAAAGCCGTAATGTCATTGCGCATGTCATCGCCAACACCCGCTAATGCCGGCCCGCAAGCGGTGCAGAGAACGTAATTGGAAGCAAAGCCTTTCCATTCCATCAACCCAACAAAGTCGCCAAATGCAATGCAAATCACGCCCGGCCACGCGAACCGCAACCACGCGTGCGTCGATCAAGATTCCCGTTTCCCTCAGATTTGCATCTAGATTCGTCGCCAACGGTCCATGGCCCGTCCTTTCCGACTCTCTCCCTCCCTCCCTTTCTCTCGCTTAGACCTAAAATATACAGCAAACCGTCCTGCCCATCCCCCAAGAGTAAAATACGATAAAACGATAGAGGCATTGCAGCGTTTGGTTCCGGTCCTTTATGCCGGCTTGTTATGTTCTCATTGGCCAGGACAAGTTAACCGGACTATGGGTGAGATTTTGGTTATGCATAACAACGACCGACTGACGGTCTTCAAAGGGGTGGCTATTGGCAAGCACCTTCGTGAAAACCTGCTGGCGAAATGTACGTCGATTGCATGAGAGGAAGCCGTGCATGTTCAAAGCGCTTCGGTACACCTGGCCGCGTGGCGGTGTGTAGCACATTACGGCGCGGAAGAAGAAAATGCTACGCGGTTTTGTTACACTGATCGGCGGTATCACTTCTCCGCGCCCAAGAATATATATCTTACACGTCTTACACATCGTGTCATCGTCAGAGGGGGAAGGGAGCGGGGTACGAGTCAGGGGCTTTCGCTGTCTTACTGTAAGCGTCGTGGCGTCTCAATAGGGGTCATATCGCAATCACGAAAAAGCATAGTTTGTTTTTTCCCCGAAACTTTGTTATTTACCCTTTGGGGGGTTGCATCATCTGTCGTGTCCCGCACAGCTCTTGACACCAAAAGGGTCCAGCGAATTACGCGACATGGAGCAGGAATTGGCGGACTAATGGCGAGTAAGCGCGGCTGAGAGATAGTGTGGGCCCCTGGTGGGATCAACAAGGCAACGAGAGGGATGCCTCCGTTGCCGGATAATTCCAAATGTGAGCGTGGAGTGCGAAGCCGCTGGGCGAGTCTGCATGCCGTGTGCCATGTGCAAGTGTGCGAGTTTGGTTGGAGCGATGCGACAAGGCGATGCGGGAGCGCGAAAGAATAGCAAGCTAGGTCACAGGTAAGAAGCTGGGATGAAGGGGATCATGGGGTGGAGGTTGTGGTGGCGCTGTTAGCCGCCCTGCGCCCGTGTGTGCATGTGCAAAGGAAGTCGCAATGCTTTTTGCACGTGATGCCGAAAGCCCTTCATTGCTAATACCGAGTTTACCGTCAGAACGAAAGTGAAAGGCGACGCGCCACGCGCCGCGACAAACGATGGCGTAGTGGGGCAATTGCTTGTCATGGCTGGCTTTCCTCTCCGCCCTTCGTCATCGATCACAGTGGCGAAGTCATCTCCTCCCCACTAGTCCTACACACCTCACTCCCACTCCTGCAACACCGTTGAATTTGGACCCCACTCCGGCCTCTGATCGGGCCTGTTCTGTAATGTGACTCATGCGCAGTATTATGCCAGCATAGGGTTTTTGTGCAACCGTTACACAAGACTCAAACATGTCGAGTGGCGAACATGTACCTATCCCTACTACATGTCTTTTCTTCAAGGCGTCATACATGGGAAGCGCAAACTCTAATGTGGAGCAGATCTAGGAGGCGCAGTCGCTCGTGACTCCGGAAGGCCTCCGAGATTCGGGCTGTTGTGCTTCACAATGCCCTTGTCATATATGTGTGGCATGGATAACGGCTAACCAGCACGCTTAACGAATCGGCGTTTGCAGTAGAGGCTACCTCTATCTGCAACCCTGTACCGCGCTTGCTATAGCGCTGCCTAATATCTCTCAGGTTTTGCTTGTGAGTATTTGTCTGTGGTTGTCCGGTCATCTCAACGTGTCGGTATTGTGCGAAATCAGGGCTGTGGAGAACATGTCACTAAACTCGTGCTTAGCATGTCTACTCTGACTGTTGGATGCAGTATTATTAATTACAATTATTACCAGAGTAATTCGTTGTAAGCACCATCAAGCTGTGCACAAAAGACCCCATACCCTGTCTTGATTGGAATAGTACCCACACATCCCACGCACCTTCAACCTCACAAGCATACCCTAGAACCACCATCTTCGACAATCTCTGGTATCAGAACACTGCCCAAGTGGCACAGCCTCGCCCAATCTTCTCGTAGATCAAACATTAAGCGCTGGGAGCTGTTTCGCAGTGTCGAAGGAATGGCATCCCAGTCTGCAGCGTCATCGTGATTAACGATAGAGGGCACAACCCACACATCCATACCTGTCAGCTGCAATATCATCTCGCAGCGAGTCATATCGCGTGGTAGATCTAGATCTAGATCTAGTGACCCAGCGCATCGGGACTTTCTTTGATTGCGCTGGTTCCCGTCCGGCTCTTGGCCAAGTTCGTCGCTTCAATGCTGTGATAGCGCAAGATCTACAAGGACCTTAAGACGCCTTAAGTTTTGCTTTTTCATTACCCCTTGAACCGTTATGGCGCGAATTGCAGTCAATGATTACCCATTGCGAATACCGAATCCGACCAGCACGGGAAACCCCTAGCAATATTGATGCTTCCCGTGTGACCGTTGGAGAGATAAGaaaaaaagaaaagaaagtCTCGACACGAGAAACAGGTGGAGTCGATCAGCAGAATCCAATCGTATCGAGATGGTAGTGTGCGTCACCACTGCACGAATGGAATACCAGCTGAACACGGGAAGGCATCGAATAGCAATGCACTAAATGCAAGATATTATCTAGCTGATGCCAAGTTGCCTGCAACCACCACAAGGATTGGCTAAGATATACATACATGTTGCAAAAATTCAGGCTCGCTACACCATGTCCCTTCCTGCTTGCAGGATCGGTAGGCAAGATGAAGTGTTTTGTTTTTCCCGATCGATCTAGCCTCACTCCAGCCTCCGACCAAAGTTCTCGTCATGTTAAACCCAGGTAGCGGCATTATAGTTTATTGCCCATGTTGATATGCACAGCCTTGACTTGGGAGTAGGCTTCCAAGCCAGCCTCTCCAAGCTCACGACCAATCCCACTTTGCTTGACACCACCAAACGGTATCCGGTAGTCACAATCCTGGCTGCTGTTCACCCACACCATGCCCGCCTCGATCTCTGCAGCCACCCTGTGGGCTCTCTCAAGATCCTTTGTGAAGATTGCGCTACCAAGGCCGTAGATGGAGTCATTGGCTAGGGCTACCGCCTCTTCTTCAGTGGAAAATGTGGCAATCACCACAAAAGGCCCGAAAATCTCTTCCCGGTAGATGCGCATATTGGGGCTGACCTTTGTGAATACGGTGGGCTTGACGAAGTAGCCATTGCCCTCGCATGCCTCTCCTCCTTCGATTAGCTCAGCGCCTTCGGACTTGCCGATGTCCACATACGACAGCACGCGTTCATATTGCTGTCTGGTGACTTGAGGACCGTGGAACGTATCTTCGCTCCATTGATCACCGATGACGGACACGCTCTTGATCTGTTGGCGGAACTGGGAGATGAAGGTCTCAAACACCGACTCCTGGACGAGGATACGCGACGTAGCTGTGCAGATCTGACCCTGGTTCGACATGATGCCAATGTGCGACCATCGCACTGCTTGTTCTATATCGCAGTCTTCGAAGACGATCAGCGGCGATTTGCCTCCAGTCTCTAGGGTGATGTTCCTCAACCCTATCGCAGCCATCTTCATAATCTGGGTAGCGGTAGTTGTCGATCCAGTGAATGCCACCTTGTCGACAAGTGCATGTTGCACTAATGCAGCGCCTGCCTCCCTTCCAAGGCCATTCAGAATATTGACAACGCCAGCGGGAAAGCCCGCTTGCTTGATAAGTTTGGCCAAGACGAGGATGGACAATGGCGTTTGCTCTGCAGCTTTTAGTACGATAGCGTTACCACACGCCAAAGCAGGTCCGAGTTTCCAGCAAGCCATGGACAAGGGGTAGTTCCAAGGGATGATTTGAGCGACGACTCCAATGGGCTGGCGTAGTGTGTATGCAAATTTCTGAGGCGTGGTGTTGATTGTCTGGCCAGAAATCTTATCGGCCCAGCCCGCATAGTAGCGGATTGCTGAGAAGGACTCGGGAATATCTTCGTTGAGAGCTGCACTGTAAGGCTTGCCTGGCGATTCTTAGTGCGTGCCTTGAATTGACTTGTTCGGGAGATACTTACCATTGTCCCAGGCATCAATGGTTGCAAGAAGCTCCTTGTTATCCTCCATCAAGTCCGCCAGTTTGGCCATCAGCCTTCCGCGTTGAGTAACACACATGTTCTTCCATTCTGGATTCTTCAAGGCCCTCTTTGCTGCTTGCACAGCACGGTCAACGTCTTCTGTAGTGGCAGCCTGTACCACAGCAATCTCCTTTTCCGTAGCGGGATCTATCGAAGAAATGGTGTTTGTCGGCGATGAGGAGTCGACGAACTCGTTGTCAATGAAAAGCCCTGTTGGCTGCTCCCACTCTTGACCATTTGGTGCCTTCAGTTTGATGAATTCAGGCATCATGAATATCTATACAGTTATCAGAGTTTCAGTTACAACTTAGGCTTCGATTTAAGTTGGTTCTTGATAATTAATCGTGCGTGTCGTCTATGGCGAGGGGTAAGACGTCAGCACATGTTATCTATCTACCGGTAAAGCTTGAGAAGTGGGGTTGCCAGAACCCCGCTAGACTATTGAGAAACGTTGCCAATGCTCCTGACTCCGGACTTGCACCGTAGTCTTATTGCGCATGCTAGTATAATATCTTACAAATGTAGTCTCGGGGAAGGGTTTACGGTGCGAGCTCAGGTGCTTGGTACGCGAAGGGCAATTGCAGTGGTGGGCGAAATCAAGGCGGCACTTGCTAAGGACTCGATCCAGAAGCAACACCCATCATCTCAGACATCGTCTGCACACCTTCAGCCACGATTACACAGAGTATCACTCTCAGCGCTCGTTGGAAATTGAACTCTGGCTATAGGGGTGGTAAGGGTCTATATGGTACGCGTCGAAAGCCGGGACCGCGAGTGGGGTTCGGTTAGCACGACACGCCATCTCCAAACTTCAACGTCACTTCCCTTGCGCATCGTAAGAGTAATCCCATGAATACCATCTCTCACTGCTTTGCAAATCACTGTGTTCCTTTAAGAGCTTCATCTTCCTACTCAGCGTATTCTCTTTAATCTCCGAAAGTCTTGGCCGACGGCCCTCTTCCGGCTCGGCGACCTTCCAGCTCAAGTTTACGCTTCTTGACTGCCTAAGGTGTCTTCAGTATCTGACTGGACTGGACTTTGGATTTCTCCCAGAAATCTACAAAGTCTCCACGTGCTTGAACGGAAGTGCGGAACGCTGCGGTCAGCTCTTTCAGCCAATACTTCTTTTCGTACTACAAGACCGATGCGGTCACTATGTATTTGAGCGCACCGT is a window of Pyrenophora tritici-repentis strain M4 chromosome 2, whole genome shotgun sequence DNA encoding:
- a CDS encoding Zn-finger protein, with the protein product MGSDWHSRRHPQPDPSHFAARTLPSFAELTSSSTDSVLHRPRDSVPPPAHPGRPVERLTPPSALPQPDFANPPPNPERASFTAINHHASPHVSPTNTRVPPPAQDHQRFALSLPQTTVAPFTPPLSSAPTQSLHDTNSSQTSIATTRQDSAFSHLRYDAPKDSESTLPSSVFAFSYFHPAVGSRRQSDTSRPISHPAGPSSPHSPPPDSRSNQQALETAAPSVKRVATSQSTPPGIPAQPEPATSPEQLRGPDTGFRNPLPSPTSDHVNGSGRHQRYNVRFNTVYTSENMPPNQKPRHDPVPTAPMATETNEEQSPALEQTITPSVEPAASPANSAPPSIDDQNNPDQQNEPKLERCKGCLEPWRRPLPGEEQYRLSSPAQNMGEQIKLTEDLIKRLENHTKFADEAYAAWQRRHRKSADESSPTAAPALPVSGKRKSEIPHDASSKIRKIVSFDPPSNPTHPVRPTAPA
- a CDS encoding PutA, NAD-dependent aldehyde dehydrogenase, with translation MMPEFIKLKAPNGQEWEQPTGLFIDNEFVDSSSPTNTISSIDPATEKEIAVVQAATTEDVDRAVQAAKRALKNPEWKNMCVTQRGRLMAKLADLMEDNKELLATIDAWDNGKPYSAALNEDIPESFSAIRYYAGWADKISGQTINTTPQKFAYTLRQPIGVVAQIIPWNYPLSMACWKLGPALACGNAIVLKAAEQTPLSILVLAKLIKQAGFPAGVVNILNGLGREAGAALVQHALVDKVAFTGSTTTATQIMKMAAIGLRNITLETGGKSPLIVFEDCDIEQAVRWSHIGIMSNQGQICTATSRILVQESVFETFISQFRQQIKSVSVIGDQWSEDTFHGPQVTRQQYERVLSYVDIGKSEGAELIEGGEACEGNGYFVKPTVFTKVSPNMRIYREEIFGPFVVIATFSTEEEAVALANDSIYGLGSAIFTKDLERAHRVAAEIEAGMVWVNSSQDCDYRIPFGGVKQSGIGRELGEAGLEAYSQVKAVHINMGNKL